One Mauremys mutica isolate MM-2020 ecotype Southern unplaced genomic scaffold, ASM2049712v1 Super-Scaffold_339, whole genome shotgun sequence genomic region harbors:
- the LOC123361613 gene encoding apolipoprotein C-I-like, whose translation MRPAVSIALILVALTVLADSAQGEPTEPTLTQKFEKFQNKLQAFAESIADKTKAAFQELHHSEFSEKTRNWFSEQFQTLKEKFNEKFSRD comes from the exons ATGCGGCCCGCAGTGTCCATCGCTCTGATCCTCGTGGCTCTGACGGTCCTGGCAG ACTCTGCTCAGGGTGAACCGACAGAGCCAACCCTGACCCAAAAGTTTGAGAAGTTCCAGAACAAGCTGCAGGCCTTTGCTGAGAGCATTGCAGATAAAACCAAAGCTGCCTTCCAAGAACTGCATCACAGCGAGTTCAGCGAAAAGACCCG GAACTGGTTCTCTGAGCAATTCCAGACCTTAAAGGAGAAGTTCAATGAGAAGTTTTCCAGGGACTGA